From a single Apium graveolens cultivar Ventura chromosome 2, ASM990537v1, whole genome shotgun sequence genomic region:
- the LOC141697364 gene encoding uncharacterized protein LOC141697364, with amino-acid sequence MIGLRTSRTYFCLACDPCQITSNISKRHEMPQTRILEVEIFDVFMGPFPTSCGKKYILVAVDYVSKWVEAIRSKTNDSKVVMKLFKNIIFPRFRVPRTMISDGGSHFRHR; translated from the coding sequence atgattggacttaggacatctAGGACATATTTCTGTCTGGCTTGTGATCCATGCCAAATAACGAGTAATATTTCTAAACGCCATGAGATGCCACAAACCCGGATTCTAGAAGTTGAAATTTTTGATGTATTCATGGGACCTTTCCCAACTTCTTGTGGGAAAAAGTACATATTGGTTGCTGTTGACTATGTATCGAAGTGGGTTGAAGCTATTAGATCGAAAACCAATGATTCCAAGGTTGTGATGAAGCTCTTTAAAAATATTATCTTCCCCCGCTTTCGAGTTCCAAGGACTATGATTAGTGATGGTGGTTCTCACTTTCGTCATCGATAA
- the LOC141697356 gene encoding uncharacterized protein LOC141697356, which produces MADRSIKCPLGILEDVPIRVGKFYIPVDFVVLDMEEDSQIPIILGRPFLCTAGAVIDVKNGTLTLSVGDDKITFTLTSARKSPLFENTCCRIDVIDEIVHDELPQILLNDVLEAVLMLEASEGEGHSDVDSLILDLDGKTDPSRGCEVTNTITSCDKPQVKKLELKPFPSNLKYVYLDNNESFLVIVSSNLDDGQISKLVTVLRMHRKTTGYTIDDLTRISPDFCMHMIHLDEDHKPCIQGQRRLNLNILNTATKKDHYPLLFIDQMLERLAKHKFIYYLDGYSGFFQIPIHPDDQEKTTFTCPYGTFAYRRVPFGLCNAPAIFQRCMTPIFSDLIESIMEVFMDDFSVYGSDFDVNLFLNWEKCHFMVNEGVVLGHLISERGIHVDKAKIEVIEKLPPPVNVKGVRSFLGHAGIKEALINAPIIQPPDWNLPFEIMCDASDYVVGAVLGQRKDKVLHTIYYASKTLDEA; this is translated from the exons ATGGCGGACCGTTCAATAAAATGTCCTTTGGGTATTTTAGAGGATGTGCCTATCAGGGTTGGAAAATTTTATATTCCTGTAGACTTTGTAGTGTTGGATATGGAAGAGGATAGCCAAATTCCCATTATTTTGGGGAGACCATTCCTCTGTACTGCAGGTGCTGTTATTGATGTTAAAAATGGGACTCTAACTTTGAGTGTTGGTGATGATAAAATTACTTTTACTCTAACCTCTGCTCGTAAGTCCCCTTTGTTTGAGAATACTTGTTGCAGGATTGATGTCATTGATGAAATTGTTCATGATGAGCTACCACAAATTTTGTTGAATGATGTGTTGGAAGCAGTTCTTATGCTTGAAGCTTCTGAAGGGGAAGGACATTCTGACGTTGACTCGTTGATTCTTGATTTGGATGGTAAGACTGATCCAAGCCGAGGCTGTGAGGTAACAAATACTATTACTTCTTGTGATAAACCTCAGGTAAAGAAATTAGAGTTAAAGCCTTTTCCATCTAATCTTAAGTATGTGTATCTTGATAATAATGAGTCTTTTCTTGTGATTGTTAGTTCTAATCTTGATGATGGTCAAATTTCTAAACTTGTTACTGTGTTGCGTATGCATAGAAAAACAACTGGGTATACTATTGATGATCTTACAAGGATTAGCCCAGACTTTTGCATGCACATGATTCATCTAGATGAAGATCATAAGCCTTGCATACAGGGACAACGCCGCTTGAACCTTAACAT ATTAAACACTGCCACTAAAAAAGATCACTACCCTCTTCTATTCATTGATCAAATGTTAGAAAGACTTGCAAAGCATAAATTCATTTATTATTTGGATGGGTACTCAGGGTTCTTTCAGATCCCTATACACCCTGATGACCAGGAAAAGACTACATTCACATGTCCATATGGTACCTTTGCATATCGAAGAGTGCCTTTTGGATTGTGTAATGCTCCTGCTATTTTTCAGCGTTGCATGACACCCATATTTTCTGATCTCATTGAGTCTATTATGGAAGTATTTATGGACGATTTCAGTGTTTATGGTTCTGATTTTGAT GTTAATTTGTTTTTGAATTGGGAAAAGTGCCACTTCATGGTCAATGAAGGAGTGGTACTTGGTCATCTTATTTCTGAACGTGGAATCCATGTTGAtaaagcaaaaattgaggtgattgaaaaactccctcCTCCTGTTAATGTCAAGGGAGTTAGGAGTTTCTTAGGTCATGCGGG GATTAAGGAAGCTTTGATAAATGCACCGATCATACAACCTCCAGATTGGAATCTTCCATTCGAAAtcatgtgtgatgcaagtgattatgttGTTGGAGCAGTTCTCGGTCAGAGGAAAGATAAGGTATTGCACACAATCTACTATGCAAGTAAAACCTTGGATGAAGCTTAG